The DNA sequence GCACGTAGACGTGGGTGCGGTGTTTGCGCTCCAGGTTCTCGAACAGGCCCAGCAGGCGGCCCAGCTTGCCTCGGACCCCGGCCTCCTCGTAGACCTCGCGCACTGCCGCGGCGCCCGGCTCCTCCTCAGGTTCCATGCCCCCGCCGGGCACGATCCACTGGTCAGGGTGCCCGCTGCTGCTCACCAGCAGCACCTCGTCCTCCTGCTCGCCGCGGAAGCACAGGCACGCTGCACGCTGCTTGAAGCCTTCCAGGTCGTAGGTTCGGGTCTGGTCGGGCTTTAGTTTCATATTGGCTGCCTTCGTTCGTCGACTAGCGCCGAAGAGGCTGGAACTGGGGCGGAGGCTGGAGCCGCTGATGGTGAGGCCGCTGCTGCGGATGCTGGGGCTGCCGGTGTCTCTCTTTGGTCGCCTCGGCGTCGGATGCTGATGCTGCAGCCTCTGGGGCGAGGGACGCCGCTGCCTGGATAGAGTGGGATGCTGTTGGCTCGGGCTCTGGGACCGGCTGCCCCCGCCTCCACCTCCTTCGGAACCGCCGGAGATGCTGCTACGCCTCGATCGCTCCtgccgctgctgccgccgccgccgccgccttgGCGATCTCTCTTGCCGCGGTCTCTGCTGCCGCGGTCTCTGCCGCCGCTATCTCTGCCACCGCTGCTGCTgtcactgctgctactgctgccgcCACTCAGGAGcttggagaaaaagggagaggtgcCGACGCACGAGCGACCTACCACCAACCAGAG is a window from the Notamacropus eugenii isolate mMacEug1 chromosome X, mMacEug1.pri_v2, whole genome shotgun sequence genome containing:
- the LOC140516137 gene encoding diphosphoinositol polyphosphate phosphohydrolase 3-alpha-like, yielding MKLKPDQTRTYDLEGFKQRAACLCFRGEQEDEVLLVSSSGHPDQWIVPGGGMEPEEEPGAAAVREVYEEAGVRGKLGRLLGLFENLERKHRTHVYVLAVTEILEDWEDSVNIGRKRQWFKVEDAIKVLQGHKPVQAEYLEKWKSASSPSGSSPAGGGPPAAAGSDGPDGDNAGHPAAEPASGSSR